From the genome of Phytohabitans rumicis, one region includes:
- a CDS encoding S8 family peptidase: MARQLAELNSVGSSPRAPELLGILRGRRSGRQDLAQIEVLPRKRGGAGGSLIARGEIVMPADSFASPEVNAVVKARGFDQVAERGGLRVLRHGGAFQARVRETIDEFRREGGAGWFHAVGAMAAVGKGTGGPEPVDGPGAFAAPTGDRQPGPRVAVIDTGIPASRRGDGWLDAVPRDADNVDLLDAFPCGRDGFLDFQAGHGTFVAGIVQRVAPGADIRVYRAADSDGFATDADIAAALRRAYADGARIINLSLGIRTPDDEPPPGLAGAVAHIHADSGGQTVIVAAAGNFGDEDPCWPGSLAGVEAVAGLTAELQPSRWSSHGDHVRFSAVAEGIRSTFVPGNESPVFDREPESFPEDAWALWSGTSFAAPQIAGAIARICQELEMPPREATDLLAERGLAISKFGRGMRILEGVR; this comes from the coding sequence GTGGCGCGTCAGCTCGCCGAGCTGAATTCGGTCGGGTCGTCACCGCGCGCGCCTGAGCTCCTGGGCATCCTGCGCGGCCGCCGCAGCGGCCGGCAGGACCTGGCGCAGATCGAGGTGCTGCCGCGCAAGCGTGGCGGCGCGGGGGGCAGCCTGATCGCCCGCGGCGAGATCGTGATGCCGGCCGACTCGTTCGCCAGCCCCGAGGTGAACGCGGTCGTGAAGGCCCGCGGCTTCGACCAGGTGGCCGAGCGCGGCGGGCTGCGGGTACTGCGGCACGGCGGCGCGTTCCAGGCGCGGGTGCGCGAGACGATCGACGAGTTCCGGCGCGAAGGCGGGGCCGGCTGGTTCCACGCGGTCGGCGCCATGGCGGCCGTGGGCAAGGGGACCGGCGGTCCGGAGCCGGTCGACGGGCCCGGCGCGTTCGCGGCGCCGACCGGCGACCGTCAGCCGGGCCCGCGGGTGGCCGTGATCGACACGGGCATTCCGGCGTCCCGTCGCGGCGACGGGTGGCTCGACGCGGTGCCCCGCGACGCCGACAACGTCGACCTTCTCGACGCCTTCCCGTGTGGCCGCGACGGATTCCTCGACTTCCAGGCGGGGCACGGCACCTTCGTCGCCGGCATCGTGCAGCGGGTGGCGCCGGGCGCGGACATCCGGGTCTACCGGGCCGCCGACAGCGATGGGTTCGCGACCGACGCCGACATCGCGGCCGCGCTGCGGCGGGCGTACGCGGACGGGGCGCGCATCATCAACCTGTCGCTCGGCATCCGGACGCCCGACGACGAGCCACCGCCCGGCCTCGCCGGCGCGGTCGCCCATATCCACGCGGACTCGGGCGGCCAGACCGTGATCGTGGCGGCGGCCGGCAACTTCGGCGACGAGGACCCGTGCTGGCCCGGGTCGCTGGCCGGCGTCGAGGCGGTGGCCGGGCTGACCGCCGAGCTGCAACCGTCGCGCTGGTCCAGCCACGGCGACCACGTCCGGTTCTCCGCCGTGGCCGAGGGGATCCGATCCACGTTCGTCCCCGGAAACGAGTCCCCGGTGTTCGACCGGGAGCCCGAGTCGTTCCCCGAGGACGCGTGGGCACTGTGGAGCGGCACATCGTTCGCGGCGCCGCAGATCGCGGGCGCGATCGCCAGGATCTGCCAGGAACTGGAGATGCCGCCGCGGGAGGCGACCGACCTACTCGCCGAACGCGGCCTGGCGATATCGAAGTTCGGGCGCGGAATGCGGATCCTGGAAGGCGTACGCTGA
- a CDS encoding patatin-like phospholipase family protein, with protein sequence METTERNADLVLEGGGVKGIGLVGAVSALYEAGYRFGRPGRVAGTSAGSIVGALVAAGMPVSQMVDVMRDLDYRRFQDGPPFGALGRGLSLLTQLGRYRGDHLRGWIAAQLASLGVRTFGDLRLRDPGSDLPPEQQYGLVVIVSDATNGRMVRLPWDYARYGLDPDEQPVADAVRASSSIPFFFRPYRLRLPRGGKTAICTDGGMLSNYPINIFDRAEGTPRWPTFGVKLSARPPDGLWDSTWAPVRGPIGLGKALMATMMNAHDRLYLDDPAVCARTMFVPTDGVRSTDFDLSESIREKLYAQGRAAANDFLTTWDFEGYLRKWRR encoded by the coding sequence ATGGAGACAACGGAACGGAACGCCGACCTCGTGCTCGAAGGCGGCGGGGTCAAGGGCATCGGCCTGGTGGGCGCGGTGTCGGCGCTGTACGAGGCCGGATACCGCTTCGGCAGGCCCGGCCGGGTGGCCGGCACCTCGGCGGGGTCCATCGTGGGCGCACTGGTGGCCGCCGGCATGCCGGTGTCGCAGATGGTCGACGTCATGCGCGACCTCGACTACCGCCGTTTCCAGGACGGGCCGCCGTTCGGCGCGCTCGGGCGGGGGCTCTCGCTGCTCACCCAGCTCGGCCGCTACCGGGGCGACCACCTGCGCGGGTGGATCGCCGCGCAGCTGGCCAGCCTGGGGGTGCGCACGTTCGGCGACCTTCGGCTGCGCGATCCCGGCAGCGACCTGCCGCCCGAGCAGCAGTACGGGCTGGTGGTCATCGTGTCGGACGCCACGAACGGGCGGATGGTGCGCCTGCCGTGGGACTACGCGCGGTACGGCCTGGATCCCGACGAGCAGCCGGTGGCCGACGCGGTACGCGCCTCGTCGTCGATCCCGTTCTTCTTCCGGCCGTACCGGCTCCGGCTGCCGCGCGGGGGCAAGACGGCGATCTGCACCGACGGCGGGATGCTGTCCAACTACCCGATCAACATCTTCGACCGCGCCGAGGGGACGCCGCGCTGGCCCACGTTCGGCGTCAAGCTGTCGGCCAGGCCACCGGACGGCCTGTGGGACAGCACATGGGCGCCGGTACGCGGTCCGATCGGCTTGGGCAAGGCGCTGATGGCGACCATGATGAACGCGCACGACCGCCTCTACCTCGACGACCCGGCGGTCTGCGCACGCACGATGTTCGTGCCCACCGACGGCGTGCGGTCCACCGACTTCGACCTCTCCGAGAGCATCCGCGAGAAGCTGTACGCTCAGGGGCGGGCGGCCGCCAACGACTTCCTCACGACGTGGGATTTCGAGGGCTATCTGCGCAAGTGGCGCCGGTGA
- a CDS encoding RNA polymerase sigma factor, with translation MGTVPTDDLATLVRASVNGDEGAWNELVRRHAGLVAGVIWRYRLSTADAQDVSQLVWLHLIEHLAQIREPAALPGWLVTTTRHECQRYLRVNSRSVSVDPAAMTQLSVDAHDVDEELLAAERVQVLRAALAELSPQHRELLVLLAADPPCPYAEISRILGIPIGSIGPTRSRALDKLRETAAVKTYLQTNGKAARTGGARHALAELE, from the coding sequence ATGGGAACCGTGCCGACCGACGACCTGGCCACGCTCGTCCGGGCCAGCGTCAACGGCGACGAAGGGGCCTGGAACGAGCTGGTGCGCCGGCACGCCGGCCTGGTCGCGGGCGTTATCTGGCGATACCGGCTCTCGACAGCTGACGCTCAGGACGTCAGTCAGCTCGTGTGGCTCCACCTGATCGAGCACCTCGCGCAGATCCGCGAGCCCGCCGCGCTGCCCGGCTGGCTGGTCACCACCACCCGGCACGAGTGCCAGCGGTACCTGCGGGTGAACAGCCGCAGCGTGTCGGTCGACCCGGCGGCGATGACCCAGCTCAGCGTCGACGCACACGACGTCGACGAAGAGCTGCTGGCGGCCGAGCGGGTCCAGGTGCTGCGCGCCGCGCTGGCCGAGCTGAGCCCGCAACACCGAGAGCTGCTCGTGCTGTTGGCCGCCGACCCGCCCTGCCCCTACGCCGAGATCAGCCGCATCCTCGGCATACCCATCGGCAGCATCGGGCCGACCCGCAGCCGAGCCCTCGACAAGCTGCGCGAAACGGCGGCCGTCAAGACCTACCTTCAGACGAACGGGAAGGCCGCACGGACAGGAGGTGCCCGGCATGCCCTCGCGGAACTGGAATGA